The window CGGGCAAATTCATCGCGCTCCTCGGCGGGCAGCGCATCGACGCGGTCCTGCCACTGCTCGCGCAGCGCGTCGCCCTTTTCGCCGATCTTCTGCCATTCGCTGGAAATATCGTCAGGGATGACAAAGGCCGGGTGGGTCCAGCCGATCGCGGCGCGGCTGGCCTCGATCTCGTCATCGCCCAGGGGCGAGCCGTGGACCTTGTTGCTGTCGGCCTTGTTGGGTGCGCCAAAGCCGATGATGGTCTTGCACGAGATCAGCGTGGGCTTGCCCACATCCTTGCCGGCCTCGGTCAGCGCGCGGTCGATATCGGCGGCATCATGGCCGTCGCATTCCAGCACCCGCCAGCCCGACGCGGCAAAGCGCGCCAGTTGATCGGTCTTGTCCGAGATCGACACACGCCCGTCGATGGTGATGTTGTTGTTGTCCCACAGCACGATCAGACGGCCCAGTTCCTGCATGCCCGCCAGTGCGATGGCTTCCTGGCTGATGCCTTCCATCAGGCAACCGTCGCCGGCGACGACCCAGGTGCGGTGATCGCACAGATCGGCGCCGAATTCAGCGCGCATCGCCTCTTCTGCGATGGCAAAACCGACCGAGGTGGCGATGCCCTGTCCAAGCGGCCCGGTCGTCGTCTCGACGCCCTCGACATGGCCGTATTCGGGGTGGCCTGCGGTGATCGAACCCAGCTGGCGGAAGTTCTTGATCTGCTCCAGCGTCATCTGCTGATAGCCGGTCAGATGCAGCAGCGCATAGATCAGCATCGAGCCGTGGCCGGCCGACAGCACGAAACGGTCGCGGTCGAACCAGTTCGGCGCAGCGGCGTCGAATTTCAGGTGGTTCCTGAACAGGACCGTGGCCACATCGGCCATGCCCATCGGCATTCCCGGATGACCGGAATTGGCGGCCTGCACGGCATCCATAGCCAGAACACGGATCGCGCTGGCCAGTTTCCAATGCTCGGGGTCGGCCTTGCGGCGGGCTTCGATATCCATTGCGGTCCTCTGAGGGCTGGTGGGTTGATCTGCTTGCCTGTCCTGATAGGCAGAGCGGCCCGCAAGCGCAAGGTGCACCCGCGCGGTGGCAGGGTCGCACCGGTGCGGGCGGCGGTCCGGGTCGTTCAGGTCCGGTCGCGTTCGTATCGCTGCTGCACGGCGAAGGGTGGCAACCACGCCTCTCGCCGGGTGGTCCACAATTCATGGCTGGGGGTCAGTTGGTCGATCTGGTCGAGCGCGCCGATATTGACCTCGATCTCATCGCCGCTGCGCGAATAGACGGAAGAGCCGCAATGCGGGCAGAAATGGCGGCCCTGATACGCCCCCGTTTCGCCGGTGATCTGCACGCGGTCCGGTGCAAAGATGGCCGAGGCGTGAAACAGCGCGCCGTGATGTTTGCGACATTCAAGGCAGTGGCACAGCCCGACCCGGTCGGGGCGCCCTGTTGTCTGAAACCGGACCAGACCGCAGAGGCAGCCGCCGGTATATACGGACATATCGTCCGAGCCGGACATGGTATTAATCGCGGCCGCCTGCATCCGCCGAGGCCAGCGGGCGGATGCGCAGCTTGGTGATGCGGTTGTCGCGGCGGGTCACGACCTCGAAGCGGTAGCCGTGAAAGCTGAAGACCTGCCCCTGTTCGGGGATCGACTGCACCATGTGGATGACCAGCCCGGCGACGGTGTTGGCCTCGTCATCGGGAAGGGTCCAGTCCAGCTGGCGGTTCAGGTCGCGAATGGTCATGCCGCCATCGACGGTATAGTCACCGGCGGCGCTGGCGGTCAGGGTCTGGTCTGCCTCGGTATCGTGCTCATCGGCAATCTCGCCCACGATTTCCTCGATGATGTCTTCCAGCGTGATCAGCCCGCGCAGGCTGCCATATTCGTCGACCACCAGCGCGAAATGGGTGCGCCGTTTCAGGAATTCGCGCATCTGTTCGTCAAGCGGGCTGGTCTCGGGGACGAAATAGGGCTTCATCGCCACGGCCATGACATCAAAGCTCTGGACCGCCGAGGGGTCGCCGGTATCGCGAACGGCCTTGTTGACCGCGCGCAGCAGATCCTTGGCGTGAATGACGCCTACGACATTCTCGCGTTCGCTCTTGAAGACGGGCAGGCGGGTATGCGGGCTGGCCAGCACCGTGTTCAGGATATCAGAGGCCGGTGTCTCGGCGTCGATCATCTCGATTTCCGAGCGATGGCGCATGATTTCTTCGACCGTGCGGTTGCCCAGATCAAGCGCGCCCAGCAGCCGGTCGCGATCCTCTTTCTGGACGGCGCCCGTCTCGGCACCGATCGACAGCGCACCGGCGATTTCCTCATGGACCGAGAACATGTTCTGGCTGGGGTCGGTCTGCAGGCCGAACAGGCGCAGGATGCCGCGCACGATCAGCCGGACGATGGCGACCACGGGGGCCAGAAGGCGCGTCACCCAGCTGACCGGGCGGGCGACGATCCGGGCGACGCTTTCGGGGGCGGAAATGGCGTAGGTCTTGGGCAGAACCTCGGCAAATATCAGCACCAGAAACGTCATCACCAGGGTTGCCATGGCCACGCCGCCGCTGCCCAGAATGCGGGTGAAGAGTGCCGTTGCAAGGCTGGTGGCCAGGATGTTGACGACGTTATTGCCCAACAGGATCGCGCCGATCAGCCTTTCGCTGTCGGCGGTCAGTTTCAGTGCGGTCTTGGCGCCGGGGTCGCCCTTGTCGGCGCGAACGCGCAGCTTGGCGCGGCTGGCGGCGGTCAGCGCGGTTTCAGATCCCGAGAAGAATCCCGAAAAGGCAAGCAGGCACAGAATTGCCAGCGCGGTGCCCCAGAAACTGGGATCTAACAGGATTGAGGTGTCTTCCATCGGGTCAATCGGTCTCTGCGTTGCGGTCTGTCTGGGCCAGCGGGTGATGGTTCAATACCAGATCGCGCATCCGCTGATCCAGCACATGCGTGTAGATTTCGGTCGTACCCAGATCGGCATGGCCAAGCAAGGTCTGGATCGCGCGCAGATCGGCGCCGCCTTCCAGAAGATGCGTGGCGAAGGCGTGGCGGATCACATGCGGGCTGACGCGCGCGGGGTCAACGCCTGCCTGCGCCGCGATGTCACCCAGCAGCCGGCCAAAGCTCTGGCGTGGCATATGCCCTGCGGCGCCGGGGGCGGGGAACAGCCAGCGCGCGCCCTTGCCGGCGACCAGCCGGCCAAAGGCCGTGTCCTCGCCGGCACTCGCGCGTGCGGTCAGCCACAATGCCAGCGCCGCGCGGGCCTTGGCGGTCAGCGGGACCATACGCTCGCGGCCGCCCTTGCCCTTGATCAGCAGAACCTGCGGATCGCCGAGGCAGATGGCAACCGGCAGCGCCACCAACTCGCTGACGCGCATGCCGGTGGCGTAGAGCAGTTCGATCAGGCAGGCGTTGCGCGCGCGATCAAGGGGGGTGCGTCCGATCTGCGGCGCCGTATCCAGAATGGCCGAAACCTCGGCCTGGCTTAGCGTCCTGGGCAAGCGTTGCGCGCGACCCGGCCCGCTGATGCGGATGGCGGGGTCGTCCTCGCGCCAGCCCTCTTGCAGCGCAAACCGGGTGAATTGCCGGATCGAGGACAGCCGGCGCGCGCGGGTGGCGCGTGACAGGCCCTCGGCATCGCAAAAGGACAGGTAATCCTCGATCTCTTCGCGGCTGACCCGGTTCAGGTCGCGGCCCTGCCGGACCAGCCAATCGGTGAAATTCGCCAGATCGCGCCCATAGGCCAGCAGGGTGTTGCGCGCCGAACCCGCCTCGGCCGCCTGCGCGTCCAGAAAGGCCGAGATCGCGCGCTTGTCCTGCATCAGCTGCCGTCCATCAGCGGGGCCAGCGTCAGTTGCGCCTGGGCCAGATCGGCCTCGGCGGTCAGACCAAGCGCACGCAGGCTGGCCAGTGCTTTTGCCGCCTGCGCCTTGTCGCCATCGAGCCCGCTGTCGATCTGGGCGATCGCCTCGAGCACCGCTTCGCCGTGACGGTCATCGCCCTGGGCCAGCGTGCTGGCTTGCCCGCCCGCCAGTGCCGGATCGGGCGGCACCGGCCGAGTTGTCGGCAGGCCCTGCCACTGCTGCAGCCAGCCCGCGATCTCGCCCGCGCGGCCGTTCAGATCGGAGGGCAGATCCGCAGCCACCAGCGAGGCCAGCACCCCGGCCATGCCGGCGCGCGCAAATTCGTCAAAGCTGTCGATCAGGGCCTTGCCCGTCGCCTCGGCATCGGCTGTGTCCAGTGCCTGTTGCAGACGCTGATAGGCGCCGACACGTTCCCAGACCCCGCCAGAGGCCGCAGGTTTTTGTTCGGAATAGATCAGCGCCATCTGCTGTGCGGGCAAGGTGCCGGCGCGCGACAGCCGTTCAGCGGCCTCCAGCCGGGCTTTCCAACCGGTTGTCGAACGCAGATCGGAATAGCCGAAAGCCAGCGGCAGCTGGGCTGTCGGCAGCGGTTGGCCCACTGCCTCGTGCATCCGGAAATCCAGCGGCGTCACGGGCTGGGGTGGTTCCAGCGTCTCGCCCGCATCGACATAGCTGTCATCCAGAAACTGCGCCAGCAGGGCCAGCCGGTCCCTGGGGATCAGGCCGAACCGTTCGGCGCCGTGAAAGGTGATTGCGGCGGCCGACCAGTCGCCCGATTGCGCCAGACAAAAGATCCGCGCGCCAAAGCTGGGGGCAATGCCGGGCGTGTCGTTCATCACCGAGCAGGCGCGACCTTCTTCGCCGGCCAGCAGGGCCACGTCGAACAGACGGCGAAAGCTTTCGGGCGTGCGTTGCCCCGCACTGACCAGCAAGCGCGCGGCATCGGCATTCGCGCCCATGTCCAGCAATCGGTCGGCGCGTGCCAGAAACAGCCGCCCGCGTTCGGCCTCGCCGGTCATGGTGGGCGGGGTCAGCTGCGCGGTCAGGATCCGGCGCAGCAGCGCATTCGTCGCCGGCAACCGGGCCGAACTGCCGTCGATCATCGAGGCCAGCACTTCGGCATCGCTGCCGGCCCACAGATTCGCGGGTAGACCTGCGGCGCGCGCTGAAATGGTGCCCGCGCGATCGGGATCGGTCTCGTCCAGCCGGCTGACGGCGACCTTGCCGACGGCGCCTGTCTCGGCCACGGGGGGCGCGCCGGGTGTCGCGCGTTGCGCATCCGATGGCCGTTCATCGTCGGGCCGCCAGCCCGAGCTTTCGCGCGGCGGTGCCTGAATAGAGCCCGACAGCCAGTCGCTTGCCGACAAGGGTTGCTGCGCTGATGCGGGCAGCGCTGCCCCCAGGCTCAGGCCAAGCGCGGCCAGTGCGGATATCAGCGGGGCATTAGTCACCCGGTGCCTCGGTCGTGTCTTCATCGGAAATGGGGGCCGGCGCGGTCTCTGTTTCCGGCTCGGTCTCTGTTTCGGGCGCGCTCTCTGTTTCGGGCTCGGGCGCATCTTCGCCGGTGGCGGCTGCATCGGTTGCGCCATCCTCGGCCTCGACCGGGTTGGGGGCCAATTCGCCGCCCTCGACCGGGATCGGATCACGGATCTCGCGTTGGCTTGGGTCCATGTCACCCAGGTAGGCATAGCCCACCAGTGCAATGACCGCAGCCAGCACCAGGACGACGAGAAGCTTGATCAATCGCATGAATCTGCCCTTTCCTTGCCGGTCTCAAGCCGGTTCGCGAGGAATATATATGGCCTTTTGGGAAAGATCACGCCATTGAACGCATTGCGACCCGCAAAGGTTCGGCAAAGAGGCAAGGATGGATCGCCATATCGTTCTGATCGGCATGATGGGTGCGGGAAAGACAGCCGTGGGGGGCGAATTGGCCCGTCGCCTCGGCGCGCGCTTTATTGATTCCGACAACGAAATCGAATCCGCTGCTGCCATGACCATCGCCGAGATTTTCGCCCGTGATGGCGAAGAATTCTTTCGGATGCGCGAATCCGAGGTTCTGCGCCGCCTGCTGGCCGCGCCGCCCTCTGTGATTTCAACCGGGGGCGGGGCCTGGCTGCGCGGTGAAAATCGCGACCTGATCCGCCGCAACGGGCTGTCGGTCTGGCTGAATGTCGAGTTGGAGACGCTGTGGAACCGGGTTCGCATGCGCTCGACCCGGCCCTTGCTGAAAACGGCTGACCCCAAGGGTACGCTGACGCAGATGCTGGAAAGCCGCCGCCCGCATTATTCGACGGCTGAACTGGTATTTGACGTGCGCGGTGGCGATTCGATTGACCAGACAGCCAGCCGCCTGCTGACCCAGATCCGCGCGACCCATCCAGAATGCCTTGGGGTAAAATGACCGATTCCCAGATGACGACCGTGCATGTGCCGCTGGCTGAACGCGCCTATGACGTGCTGATCGGGCAGGGGCTGATCGAACGGGCCGGTGCATTGATCGCGCCCGTTCTGGCGCGGCCGCGCGTGGCGATCCTGACCGATGAAACCGTGGCGGGCCTGCACCTGTCGCGCCTGCAGGAGGCCCTGCGCACCGAGGGCATCGACAGCGCGGCGCTGGCCCTGCCTGCCGGCGAGTCGACCAAGGCCTGGCCCTTTCTGACGCAGGCGGTGGAGTGGTTGCTGGAACAAAAGGTCGAGCGGCGCGACGTCGTGGTGGCACTTGGCGGCGGCGTGATCGGCGATCTGGCGGGATTTGCGGCGGCGGTGCTGCGCCGCGGGGTTCGCTTTGTGCAGATACCCACGACGCTGCTGGCGCAGGTCGATAGCAGCGTTGGCGGCAAGACCGGCATCAACAGCGCGCGGGGCAAGAACCTGATCGGCGCTTTTCATCAGCCCTCGCTGGTGCTGGCCGATATCGACGTGCTGGACACGCTGACGCCGCGCGATTTCCGTGCCGGTTACGGCGAGGTGGCCAAATACGGGCTGCTGGGGGATGCCGGCTTTTTCGAATGGCTGGAACGGAACGGCCCGGCGCTGGCCAGCGATCCGGGGGTGAGGCAACGCGCGGTCGCGCATTCCGTCGCGATGAAGGCCGGCATTGTCGAACGTGACGAGACAGAGCAGGGCGAACGTGCGCTGCTGAATTTGGGTCATACATTTGGTCATGCGCTGGAGGCGGCGACCGGCTATTCCGACCGCCTGCTGCATGGCGAGGGCGTGGCGATCGGCTGTGCGCTGGCCTTTGACCTGTCCGCGCGGATGGGGCTGTGCAGCCAAGAGGCGCCAAGCCGCGTATTGGCGCATCTGCGCCAGATGGGGATGCCCGCGCGACTGTCGGACATTCCGGGCGATCTGCCGGGTGATGACGCGCTGATCGCGCTTATGGGGCAGGACAAGAAGGTGGTCGATGGTCAGCTGCGTTTTGTGCTGGCGCGCGGCATCGGCGAGGCCTTTGTCAGCGACGATGTCGAGACGGCTGCCCTGCGCAGGGTTCTGGCCGAAGCGCGGGATTGATCAGCTGAACAGCGGCTTGCCCGGCGTGGTCCGCGCAAGCCAAAGGGCGCAGCCGAACCGGCATGCGCCCCTTGGTCTGGCTGAGCCGAGCAGCGTTTAGGCGACGGCTTTGACGTCGACCTTGTTGCCGGCCTCGTCGACCGCATCGCACCAGACCTCGAACTTGTCCAGGCGATGTTCGCCAAAGCTGTTGAGCAGCGGCACGTCGGTCGCGTCATGACCGCGCGCCACGACCACGCGGCCAATGCGGCGCTGGTTGTTGCGGGGGTCGAAGGTCCACCATTTGCCCCCCAGAAACACCTCGATCCAGGCCGAGAAATCCATCGGCTGGCCCGAAGCCGGCACACCGATTTCACCCAGATAGCCGTTCACGTAACGGGCGGGAATGTTCATCGCACGCAGGAAAGCCAGCGCAAGATGGGCAAAGTCGCGGCAGACGCCATGACCCTCCTGCATCGCCTCGACGGCGGTGCGGGTGGCGCGCGCCTTCATGTAGTCAAAGCTGATATGGCCCTGAACATGATCAACGATATGCTGCACCCGGCCCCAGCCCGCCGGCACGTTGCCGAACAGGTCCCAGGCTTCCTGACTGATCAGGTCGGTCTCGACATAGCGCGAGCCGTTGAGGAATGTCAGCACCTCGTCCGGCAGCGCCTCGACCGGCCATTCCTGCGCGTTCTCGTCGGCCTCGTCGATCAGACCGTCGTCGCGCAGGGTGACGTCGCCGCGCAGGGAAAAGAACCCCGCCGGCGCAATCATGCGCCGACAGATATTGCCATAATCGTCAAAATAACTGTGCACAGGCACCTGCGGCGTCGTGGTGACCTGCTCGGGCCCGGTAAAATCGCCCTGCCGCGAGACATGCGGCGTGACAAGGCAGACCAGCGGCGTGGGCTGCGCAGACTCGATTGCTATATCGTAACCGACCCGGATCAGCATCACGAAACGCTTGCCT is drawn from Paracoccus tegillarcae and contains these coding sequences:
- a CDS encoding HlyC/CorC family transporter produces the protein MEDTSILLDPSFWGTALAILCLLAFSGFFSGSETALTAASRAKLRVRADKGDPGAKTALKLTADSERLIGAILLGNNVVNILATSLATALFTRILGSGGVAMATLVMTFLVLIFAEVLPKTYAISAPESVARIVARPVSWVTRLLAPVVAIVRLIVRGILRLFGLQTDPSQNMFSVHEEIAGALSIGAETGAVQKEDRDRLLGALDLGNRTVEEIMRHRSEIEMIDAETPASDILNTVLASPHTRLPVFKSERENVVGVIHAKDLLRAVNKAVRDTGDPSAVQSFDVMAVAMKPYFVPETSPLDEQMREFLKRRTHFALVVDEYGSLRGLITLEDIIEEIVGEIADEHDTEADQTLTASAAGDYTVDGGMTIRDLNRQLDWTLPDDEANTVAGLVIHMVQSIPEQGQVFSFHGYRFEVVTRRDNRITKLRIRPLASADAGGRD
- a CDS encoding shikimate kinase — its product is MDRHIVLIGMMGAGKTAVGGELARRLGARFIDSDNEIESAAAMTIAEIFARDGEEFFRMRESEVLRRLLAAPPSVISTGGGAWLRGENRDLIRRNGLSVWLNVELETLWNRVRMRSTRPLLKTADPKGTLTQMLESRRPHYSTAELVFDVRGGDSIDQTASRLLTQIRATHPECLGVK
- a CDS encoding site-specific tyrosine recombinase XerD, which gives rise to MQDKRAISAFLDAQAAEAGSARNTLLAYGRDLANFTDWLVRQGRDLNRVSREEIEDYLSFCDAEGLSRATRARRLSSIRQFTRFALQEGWREDDPAIRISGPGRAQRLPRTLSQAEVSAILDTAPQIGRTPLDRARNACLIELLYATGMRVSELVALPVAICLGDPQVLLIKGKGGRERMVPLTAKARAALALWLTARASAGEDTAFGRLVAGKGARWLFPAPGAAGHMPRQSFGRLLGDIAAQAGVDPARVSPHVIRHAFATHLLEGGADLRAIQTLLGHADLGTTEIYTHVLDQRMRDLVLNHHPLAQTDRNAETD
- a CDS encoding GFA family protein, giving the protein MSVYTGGCLCGLVRFQTTGRPDRVGLCHCLECRKHHGALFHASAIFAPDRVQITGETGAYQGRHFCPHCGSSVYSRSGDEIEVNIGALDQIDQLTPSHELWTTRREAWLPPFAVQQRYERDRT
- the aroB gene encoding 3-dehydroquinate synthase yields the protein MTDSQMTTVHVPLAERAYDVLIGQGLIERAGALIAPVLARPRVAILTDETVAGLHLSRLQEALRTEGIDSAALALPAGESTKAWPFLTQAVEWLLEQKVERRDVVVALGGGVIGDLAGFAAAVLRRGVRFVQIPTTLLAQVDSSVGGKTGINSARGKNLIGAFHQPSLVLADIDVLDTLTPRDFRAGYGEVAKYGLLGDAGFFEWLERNGPALASDPGVRQRAVAHSVAMKAGIVERDETEQGERALLNLGHTFGHALEAATGYSDRLLHGEGVAIGCALAFDLSARMGLCSQEAPSRVLAHLRQMGMPARLSDIPGDLPGDDALIALMGQDKKVVDGQLRFVLARGIGEAFVSDDVETAALRRVLAEARD
- a CDS encoding transglutaminase-like domain-containing protein; this encodes MLIRVGYDIAIESAQPTPLVCLVTPHVSRQGDFTGPEQVTTTPQVPVHSYFDDYGNICRRMIAPAGFFSLRGDVTLRDDGLIDEADENAQEWPVEALPDEVLTFLNGSRYVETDLISQEAWDLFGNVPAGWGRVQHIVDHVQGHISFDYMKARATRTAVEAMQEGHGVCRDFAHLALAFLRAMNIPARYVNGYLGEIGVPASGQPMDFSAWIEVFLGGKWWTFDPRNNQRRIGRVVVARGHDATDVPLLNSFGEHRLDKFEVWCDAVDEAGNKVDVKAVA